The Pseudomonadota bacterium genome includes the window GGTGCCAAATCCAACCGCGGTGCCAAATCCAACCGCGGTGCCAAATCCAACCGCGGTGCCAAATCCAACCGCGGTGCCAAATCCAACCGCGGTGCCGGACGGTCCACCCGAGCGGCGTCACTCGCTTCCGGCGGGGGTCGCCGCTTCGGTGCCTCGAGCCGAGCCGGCCACCCCGCCTCCGTGGGACGACCTGGCCGACGAGGAAGCGGCCGCAGAACAGGAACGGCTGGTGGATGTCGAGAGCGCCGCGCCTGCACTACCAGCTGCGACGGCCGACGATCCTGTGGGCGCTGGCCCCGCGGCCTCCGTCGCGGATCGCGGGGCGCTTGAGTCGCTGGCTGCAGGCGAGCAGTGGCCTACCAGCGAGGGCGGCGGTGACGAGGCTCTCGAGGATGTGGATGAGCCGCTTGACGTTGCGGTCGACACACCGGACCTGAGCGCGCCGCCGGCTGAAGGCGCGGTTGTGGAGCCTGCCACGCGCGCGCCCCCCCCGACACCGGCCCCGAGCTTGCACAGATCCCCCTCGTCGACCGGATCGGCGTCAGCAGCCGGTCCTCGACCGCCTCCTACGCCCGCGTCGGGTGCGCGGCCCATTCCGCTTGCGGGGTTCCGGATGAGCGGCGTGGCCAGCGAGCCGCTGCGAGGCAGCCAGCAGTGGTGGGAGCTGTTCTTCGACCGCGAATCGTCTTATCTCATGCCCGGAGCGTCCGCCAAGCGGATCGAAAGCGAGTGCGATTTCGTGGAAAGCTGTATGGGGCTGGCGGAAGGAGCAACCCTCTTGGACGTGGGCTGCGGGCGCGGCGACCACATCGTGGAGCTTTCTGCACGCGGTTACACCGCGGTCGGCATCGACATCTCCGCCACGATGCTGCGTTTCGCGCTGGACACCGCGCAGGAGCGCAACGTGCTCGCGCAGCTGGTGCATGCGGATGTCCGCGAGATCGGGTTCGAACAACGCTTCGACGGGCTGCTGTGTTGGGGTACGTCGTTCGGCTTGTACGATGACCAGGGCAACCGGGCGGTCCTCGGCAGCATGTACCGAGCGCTGAGACCCGGAGGTCGACTGCTGATGCAGGTTGTCAACAGGGACTACCTGCTGGCCCGCCAGCCGGATCTGTGCTGGTTCGAGGCCGGCGACTCCGTCTGCATGGAGGAGAGCGACCTCAAGTACCTGACGTCACGGTTGCACGTAAAACGGACTCGCATGCGTCGAGACGGCACGCAACGCGAACACGAGTACACGCTGCGGGTGTTTTCGGCGCACGAGCTGGGGCAGCTCGTTCACAAAGCCGGCTTTCGGGTAGTTGAGCTGAGCGGCCACGCTGCGACGCGAGGCGTGTTTCTGGGGTCGGCGTCCTCGAGTATCATCGTGCTTGCGGAGAGGCGGGCACGAAGCAACAACGCCCGATCCCCTCAGTCGTCGCGCGACGGCGCCGCAGCCCTCGTTGCGATGCGGACGCCCGCTGGGGACGGCGAGGCGGTGGCCGGCGTCCCCGAGGTTGCGTCGCAACCGGATACGGCCGCGGAGACACCCGAGGCCGAGGACACCATGGTGCTTAGCGAAGCCGATATCGAGAGCGACGAGAGTGTTGGCGAGCCCGACGCTTCGGTCAAAGACACCGTCGAGCTCGACCGGGAGCCGACCTCCGATTCGCTAGCTGGCGGGACTGAAGAGGAAGATCCCGAGGCCGAACGCCCGTCAGTGATCGAGGACAACGAAGATGTGCCATGGCGCGCGAGCGACGCCGACGACGAGGGCGAGGACGAACCCCGACATTAGATGGCGCTCAGGACAGGGACCCAGCCCCAAGACACTCCGCCTCGCGATCGGCCCTCCGCCACCGCATCGGCCTCGGTATCCGAGCTGCGAAGTGCAGCGCCTATTCGAGGAGGTTCAACGCCGCCAGCGGGCGCCAGGGCTGGGGCCAAACGATCAGGATTCCTGTGGCGAGGTACTAGGGCTTGGGGCCGGTTGGTGGTGCTGGCGCTGGGCGTGGGGTAGGGGTGCTGGACGGCTGAGCGGGCGTCGCCTTGCCCGGGGCAGACGTCGTTTGCTCTGGGCTGGGGCCGGCTGGGGAAGGGACGCTGGTGGACGGCTGTGTGGCAACGATGGGGTCGCCTCCCATTTCGGGGCAACCGTCATCGTCCTCGAAAACATCCCAATCCTCGGCCTGGTCGGGGCAGTAATCCTTGTCGTCTGGAATGTGGTCGCCGTCGAAATCTTCTTCGGGACAGCCGTCCTCGTCGCCGTAACCGTCCGTGTCTTCCGGCTGGTCGGGGCACTTGTCCTGATCGTCAGGCACACCGTCTCGGTCCGCATCGTGGTCGGGGCAGCCGTCGCCGTCTCGATCCTTGTCCATGTCTTCGGGCTCGTTGGGACAAGCATCGTAGCCGTCTTCGACCCCGTCTCCGTCGTTGTCGTCGTCGGGGCACCCATCCTCATCCTCGTGTCCGTCGGCGTCTTCGGGCTCGTCAGGACAACGATCGCGGGGGTCGTTCAGCCCGTCTCCGTCGTTGTCGAGGTCCGGACAGCCGTCATCGTCTAGATAGCCATCCAGATCCTCCTTCTCATTCGGACACGTGTCGCTCAGGTCGCGCACACCGTCGCCATCCGCATCTTCTGCGAGCGGGCGCCAGGCGGCCCCGGCAAGGCCCCGCACCACAGGCACTCCAACGCCCGCGATCAGTCCGGCTCCCGCACCGAGAGTGAACAGGAAATCGCTTTGTCGAAGCTGACCGGCCAGGCGCAGCTCCATAGGGTTTTCGTCCAGCTCTCGCTTGAGCGAGGTGCTGCCGCTAAGCTCGACAAGCACCCGCAGAAGCGACGTCAGGTCCATGGCGGCGGCAAAGCTGTAGGTCGCTGCAGGACCCGCGGTGGTCCTCAGAAGCGTGCGAGGCACCCGAAGCAACGCTCCCACGTTGCCCGCCAGGCGCAGGCGCGGCCGGTCGTAGGCCACGATCGCGTAGGCCCCTCCCGTGGGCAGTTGGTCCCCCAAATGCGGGCAAACTCGATCTTGACAGGATCCGCTCTTGGTGGCGGTGCGACTGAGGGGCGCCGTGACAAAAGCCGCTGCAGCGACCCCCAGGCCTCCTCGCGCGGGCGGACGCACGATTTGCACCTTTCCGGTAACGCGAGCGTCGCCGGGACCCCAATGGTCACCGCCCCGGATGAACACAAAGCCGTCGGCCGTGGTCGACGAGAAGCGCTCGCCCGAGTAGTAGCCCACGGGTACGACCAGGCCCAGCTGAAAGCGCTCCGCGATCGCGAGCGCACCTGTCAGATAGGCCACGGCTTGGGTCTCAACCAGATTCGCTTTGGTTTCTATTACCGAACAGTTGTTGAGGTTTCCACCCACGCAGTCGGCACTGAACAGCACGAAGGGCTTGTGCGCGTAGTCCAGCGTCAACCCAACACTCGAGACCATGTGACCCCGGACATTCGCACCGTCCACGGACAGGAAGTTGCCACGCCCCGGCGCCGGCACGAACCGGCTGGTCGAGAACTCCTCCAGGGAGATCTGCGCCAAGGCCGACGCACCGCATAGCCACGCTGCAGAGTAGGCGATCAACCCCAAGACGCGACGCATTCAGCCTCCGCAAACGGCCAACCGGGCGCACACACGCACCACGTTACCAAGCGGGGCGAGTATCGCGCGTTGGGGCGCTCAAGGCAACGCTTGGGGCCCTTGGTCAAAACTCGACCTCGAACCTGCACTTGAACGTCAGATCCATGGCCGCCGGCCTACCGTCCTTATCAAGGGGAGGTGCCCAGCGCTCCGAAGCCAGTGTCCGCCTGCAGGCATCAAAAAAGCCCTGCGAGCTTTCGCGCACCAGCCGGATTCTACGGATCCGCCCGTCGGGCATGACGCGCAGCCGGACTACCGCAACGCCCTCGATGCCCTGAAGCCGGGCCTGCTTGGGATAGTTGCTGCGCAGCAGCTCGCTGAGATTCGAGGGCGGAACGGGCTGCCGAGCCGCCGATTCGGCCGAAACAACACGTACGCCTCGCGCCGAGGGCACCCCCGGCCGCACGCCGGACCGCTTGCGGCCCGTTACCATGCCCGGCCCGCCCACCGGCCGAGTGATGGGCGCGCCGCTGCCCACGGCTGTGGACCAGCTCGAGCTTCCGGTCTCGCTGGTCAAGGTGACGCCGGTGAAGTCCAACGGGGTCTCATCTGCTGGAGGCGGCTCCGGGAGCTGGGGCTCCGGAGGCTTCGCCGCACGAGGCTTGGGGGCGGGCTTGCGGATCCGATGCCTGGGGCGTGGTGGTGGCGCTGGTGGCTCCGGCTCCGGTGGCAGTGGCGGTTGCGGGGGGGCGGGCTCGGGCTCGGGCACTCGCTCGACTTCGACCACATCGAAACGTGTCAGGGTCGGGTCCAGCGGATCCGGTGCACCTACCGTCCCGAGAAGAACAAGCGCACCCAGGTGCGCCCCAACGCTCGCTGCCAGGGTGATGAACGTGCCGAAAGCTCCGTCGTTACCATTGCGAGGCACCCGTTCGCGGTCCCTGCTCCCTGCGGAAGGCTAGTGCTCGAGCTCGAGGGGGCTCGTATTGATCGCGAACCTGTTGATGTGCTCGCGACGCAGCAGGTCGATGACATGGACGACGTGCGCGTGCCGAACACGGCCGTCAGCCGAGATGATCGCCTTGACATTGGGGTTCACGCGTTTTGCCTGCTTGAATCGCCGGGGCAGCTCGGCGACGTCGACGGCGTTTCCGTCAAGGTAGGTCTTTCCGTCTTTGTCCAAGGAGATGGACAGGCTCGCGTCGGTTGCCTCTCCGGTGGCGGCCTTGGGCAACTCCACATTGATCGCCTGCTTCACGAGATAGCTGGCGGTCACCATCAAGATGATGAGCAGAACCAGAACCACGTCGACCAGTGGAGTGACATTGATGGCGGTGATCAGCTCGTCATCCTCGGCGCTCGATGCATCTGCTGCCATGGCTATTCCGCGGGCTGCCGCTCGGCCGAGCTCGGGTTGGCCACGAGATAAGCCAGGATGTCGCTCGCGAGCGCGTCGGCTCGACCAAGTCGGGCTTTGATGGCCCGCTGGAAAGCGTTGAATGCCGCCACTGCAGGCAACGCCACGAGTATGCCGATCGCCGTGGCCACGAGTGCTTCGCCCACGTCA containing:
- a CDS encoding methyltransferase domain-containing protein, whose translation is MPNPTAVPDGPPERRHSLPAGVAASVPRAEPATPPPWDDLADEEAAAEQERLVDVESAAPALPAATADDPVGAGPAASVADRGALESLAAGEQWPTSEGGGDEALEDVDEPLDVAVDTPDLSAPPAEGAVVEPATRAPPPTPAPSLHRSPSSTGSASAAGPRPPPTPASGARPIPLAGFRMSGVASEPLRGSQQWWELFFDRESSYLMPGASAKRIESECDFVESCMGLAEGATLLDVGCGRGDHIVELSARGYTAVGIDISATMLRFALDTAQERNVLAQLVHADVREIGFEQRFDGLLCWGTSFGLYDDQGNRAVLGSMYRALRPGGRLLMQVVNRDYLLARQPDLCWFEAGDSVCMEESDLKYLTSRLHVKRTRMRRDGTQREHEYTLRVFSAHELGQLVHKAGFRVVELSGHAATRGVFLGSASSSIIVLAERRARSNNARSPQSSRDGAAALVAMRTPAGDGEAVAGVPEVASQPDTAAETPEAEDTMVLSEADIESDESVGEPDASVKDTVELDREPTSDSLAGGTEEEDPEAERPSVIEDNEDVPWRASDADDEGEDEPRH
- a CDS encoding thrombospondin type 3 repeat-containing protein, with amino-acid sequence MRRVLGLIAYSAAWLCGASALAQISLEEFSTSRFVPAPGRGNFLSVDGANVRGHMVSSVGLTLDYAHKPFVLFSADCVGGNLNNCSVIETKANLVETQAVAYLTGALAIAERFQLGLVVPVGYYSGERFSSTTADGFVFIRGGDHWGPGDARVTGKVQIVRPPARGGLGVAAAAFVTAPLSRTATKSGSCQDRVCPHLGDQLPTGGAYAIVAYDRPRLRLAGNVGALLRVPRTLLRTTAGPAATYSFAAAMDLTSLLRVLVELSGSTSLKRELDENPMELRLAGQLRQSDFLFTLGAGAGLIAGVGVPVVRGLAGAAWRPLAEDADGDGVRDLSDTCPNEKEDLDGYLDDDGCPDLDNDGDGLNDPRDRCPDEPEDADGHEDEDGCPDDDNDGDGVEDGYDACPNEPEDMDKDRDGDGCPDHDADRDGVPDDQDKCPDQPEDTDGYGDEDGCPEEDFDGDHIPDDKDYCPDQAEDWDVFEDDDGCPEMGGDPIVATQPSTSVPSPAGPSPEQTTSAPGKATPAQPSSTPTPRPAPAPPTGPKP
- a CDS encoding energy transducer TonB; the protein is MPRNGNDGAFGTFITLAASVGAHLGALVLLGTVGAPDPLDPTLTRFDVVEVERVPEPEPAPPQPPLPPEPEPPAPPPRPRHRIRKPAPKPRAAKPPEPQLPEPPPADETPLDFTGVTLTSETGSSSWSTAVGSGAPITRPVGGPGMVTGRKRSGVRPGVPSARGVRVVSAESAARQPVPPSNLSELLRSNYPKQARLQGIEGVAVVRLRVMPDGRIRRIRLVRESSQGFFDACRRTLASERWAPPLDKDGRPAAMDLTFKCRFEVEF
- a CDS encoding biopolymer transporter ExbD: MAADASSAEDDELITAINVTPLVDVVLVLLIILMVTASYLVKQAINVELPKAATGEATDASLSISLDKDGKTYLDGNAVDVAELPRRFKQAKRVNPNVKAIISADGRVRHAHVVHVIDLLRREHINRFAINTSPLELEH